From a single Kitasatospora sp. NBC_00458 genomic region:
- a CDS encoding aldo/keto reductase, which produces MEYTHLGRTGLTVSRLCLGTMNFGPHTEETDAHVIMDSAHERGINFFDTANGYGRDAEGNHKGRTEEIIGRWFAQGGGRRERTVLATKAYAPMGDWPNEGRLSALAVRRAVEASLRRLNTDHIDLFQMHHIDRDTPWEEIWQAMEVLVAQGKIIYVGSSNFGGWHIAQAQEAARARHFLGLVSEQSLYNLLDRTIELEVIPALQHYGLGLLPWSPLRSGVLSGAIRKEREGGLVRGALQHAGEILGANRERIQAYEDLADEVGEHPADLALAWLLSRPAVTAPIVGPRTPAHLDAAVHSLDVKLDDDLLARLDELFPGHKPAPEDYAW; this is translated from the coding sequence ATGGAGTACACCCACCTCGGCCGCACCGGCCTCACCGTATCCCGACTCTGCCTGGGCACCATGAACTTCGGTCCGCACACCGAGGAGACCGACGCCCATGTGATCATGGACAGCGCCCACGAACGGGGCATCAACTTCTTCGACACCGCCAACGGTTACGGGCGGGACGCCGAAGGCAACCACAAGGGCCGCACCGAGGAGATCATCGGTCGCTGGTTCGCCCAGGGCGGCGGACGCCGCGAGCGGACCGTGCTCGCCACCAAGGCCTACGCCCCGATGGGCGACTGGCCGAACGAGGGCCGGCTCTCCGCCCTCGCCGTCCGCCGCGCCGTCGAGGCCAGCCTGCGGCGCCTGAACACCGACCACATCGACCTGTTCCAGATGCACCACATCGACCGGGACACCCCGTGGGAGGAGATCTGGCAGGCGATGGAGGTCCTGGTCGCCCAGGGCAAGATCATCTACGTCGGTTCCAGCAACTTCGGCGGCTGGCACATCGCCCAGGCCCAGGAGGCCGCCCGCGCCCGGCACTTCCTCGGCCTCGTCAGCGAGCAGTCCCTCTACAACCTGCTCGACCGCACCATCGAACTGGAGGTCATCCCCGCCCTCCAGCACTACGGCCTCGGCCTGCTCCCCTGGTCCCCGCTCCGCAGCGGCGTCCTCAGCGGCGCCATCCGCAAGGAGCGCGAGGGCGGCCTCGTCCGCGGCGCCCTCCAGCACGCCGGCGAGATCCTCGGCGCCAACCGCGAGCGCATCCAGGCCTACGAGGACCTCGCCGACGAGGTCGGCGAGCACCCCGCGGACCTCGCCCTCGCCTGGCTCCTGAGCCGCCCCGCCGTCACCGCCCCCATCGTCGGCCCGCGCACCCCGGCCCACCTCGACGCCGCCGTCCACTCCCTCGACGTCAAGCTCGACGACGACCTCCTCGCCCGCCTCGACGAGCTCTTCCCCGGCCACAAGCCGGCCCCGGAGGACTACGCCTGGTAG
- a CDS encoding putative quinol monooxygenase: MSQPFTLVGTARPKPERAEELKQLLLSFVEPTRQEPGCLEYHFHEDRDEPGVFVFYEAWRSQADLDAHLALPHLRAFWEQRMDYLETDLDIRFLTMHSPYEGSSRTGASATAPR, translated from the coding sequence ATGTCCCAGCCGTTCACGCTCGTCGGCACCGCCCGCCCCAAGCCCGAGCGCGCCGAGGAGCTGAAGCAGCTCCTGCTCTCGTTCGTCGAGCCCACCCGCCAGGAGCCCGGCTGCCTGGAGTACCACTTCCACGAGGACCGCGACGAGCCGGGCGTCTTCGTCTTCTACGAGGCCTGGCGCTCGCAGGCCGACCTCGACGCCCACCTCGCGCTCCCCCACCTGCGGGCCTTCTGGGAGCAGCGGATGGACTACCTGGAGACCGACCTCGACATCCGCTTCCTCACCATGCACAGCCCCTACGAGGGGAGCAGCCGGACGGGAGCGTCCGCCACGGCACCCCGGTGA